A segment of the Bacilli bacterium genome:
GCTGCAATGATGGTTATCGTCGCCATGCTGATGGACGGATTGGACGGACGGGTTGCACGAGCGCTCAATGTGCAGAGTGAATTCGGCAAAGAGTTGGATTCGCTTTCCGATGTGATATCATTTGGCGTTGCCCCGGCATTTGTGATGTATGTTGCGGCTTTTCAAACAGTGAATCCTGCAGCGGCTTGGGTTGCCACCGCGATCTTTCCCATTTGCGGCGCGTTGCGTTTGGCCAGATTCAACGTGCAATCGCCCCATTTGGGCTATTTTGTCGGTTTGCCGATTCCGGCGGCCGGCGGCGTGTTGGCGACGCTGGCGCTATTTCATAACGAATTGTCCGTTGCGTTTTTGCTGGTCAGTGAATTGATCTTGTCGTTTCTTATGATCAGTACGGTAAAATATCCGAGCTATAAAAAAGCCGGCATTCCGAAATCGGCGAAATGGGTGCTGCCCATCATTGTCGTGGGCGCGGTCATTGTCGCTATTCGCTATCCGGGGACGCTTTCCAAATTGGTGTTTGTTCCGCTGGTCTTATACGCTTTATATGGAATAAAAAAAAACGTTAGAATTGCCAGGCGCCGTTCGCGGCGGGCGAAGATGGAGGAACAGGAAGCGCGCGAAACCTTTTGACAGACGTTGCCGCAAACTTTGGCGCAAAAATTTTGTTAGAACCTCGATGCGCATCACGCGGAGCCATTTGGCGTCCATAACGGCAAAAATGCCGATATAGCGCACCACGCGAAGCGAATCAGCCCCTATAACGGCAATAATGGCGTTATTGTTGTATAAAAGATTGATGCGACGCTGGTGAGACGTTGCGGGAATTTCTCCCGTTAAAATGCGACGAATTCGTTATTTTCATTATTTTGCGGGAAAATCTCCCGCAAAATTTTCATTTTTTGCGTGTATGGGTAAAAATCACAATTTTATGTTGGAGGTTTTCCCGTTATTTTTGCCAATCGGCTTAAACGGTACAAAATAACGGGAGGTTTTCCCGTATGCGCCTGGTCCAACTGGGCACAATTCAGTTTCCATACGCCAGGTCTAAACCCACCGCCTTTAGGCGGTCAGCTTCCAGTGCCAGCACTTTGTTTAACGTGAAACCTCGCTGCGCAACGGTAAAATGGGAGGAATGCCTCCCAGCATAAACCTAC
Coding sequences within it:
- the pssA gene encoding CDP-diacylglycerol--serine O-phosphatidyltransferase; amino-acid sequence: MIAKSLPSLFTVANLVLGVIAIILTFNDRADYAAMMVIVAMLMDGLDGRVARALNVQSEFGKELDSLSDVISFGVAPAFVMYVAAFQTVNPAAAWVATAIFPICGALRLARFNVQSPHLGYFVGLPIPAAGGVLATLALFHNELSVAFLLVSELILSFLMISTVKYPSYKKAGIPKSAKWVLPIIVVGAVIVAIRYPGTLSKLVFVPLVLYALYGIKKNVRIARRRSRRAKMEEQEARETF